DNA sequence from the Dehalococcoidia bacterium genome:
CCTTTTCGACCATAGCGAGTAAATTCGCCGCGATGCCGGTCTCCGGCAAGTCCATTTGCGGCCTTCTGAGACAGGCTGCCTCCCTAAGGTCGGCTGCCTGTTGTTACAGCTTAGGGTGACTGGAACCTCACTCCCTAAACGGGTCTACGATGGTCAGCTGCTCAATTTGCTGACCGTGCTGGAGATCTTCCGTGTACAGCCGCGTGCAGCCAGCTTCCAGAGCGGCCGCTACTATAAGTGAGTCGTAATAGCTGAATCCATATCGACTCTGTACTTCCAGGCCTCTTCTGTAGAATGATGCGGTAGGGTTGATTCTCCAGATTGGAATCAGGATATCGTCGAGCAGCTGCATCGCGCTCTGGGTACTTACATTGAGCCTTCTTATGAGTATGTTCAGCGTCTCTTGAACTACCTGATAGCTGATACAGCCTGTCATGTTGGCCAGACTGTCTCTCACTAGGATCTCCGCTCGATGACGTTTGTTCGGATTTGTCTCATCGAACATATAGATTAGGATGTTCGAGTCCAGGAAATGCTCAGCGCTCATTCATTTCTTCCCGTGTGAACTTGCGTCCACCTGTACGTAGCTTCCCCTGAAGCTCACGAACTGTCTCCATAGCCTTGGCAGCTTGCCGTTCACGCCCTACGTAGCCTTCAAGCCAAAGTCGGAATTGCGCGTTCAATGTCGTGTTCTCCGCCGCGGCGCGCCTGCGTGCATCGGCAATCAGGTTCTCATCGGCGCTCAGTGTTATATTCTTCATAATAGTCTCACTCCACGGAACAACTCACACTGGTAGTGTACACTATCTTCGTGTGATCCAATGAATGCCAGTAGAGCAGAGGAGCCTCTAAATGCCACGCGCACCCATCAACGGAATCGAACTCGACTACCAGGACTACGGAGAGGGCGAGGCCATCGTCTTCTGCCACGGAGCCGGCGGCAACCTGCTCTCCTGGTGGCAGCAGATCCCCTACTTCTCCGCAAACTACCGCTGCATCACCTTCTCCCACAGGGGATTCGGACACAGCTACGACGTTCCCGACGGCCCCGGCATGAAGTCCTTCGTTGACGACCTCGCCGCGCTTCTCGACCATCTGGAGATAGAGTCGACCCACCTCGTCGCTCAGTCTATGGGAGGCCGTACCGCGCTTGGATTCGCCGTCGAGCACACGACGAGGACGCGTAGCCTCGTACTCGCCGATACCACCGGCGGAATGGGTGAACCCGATGTCGAGCAGGCTCTGAACGATTGGCGCGAGAGCCAGGCGTCCACCCGTGAAATAGGCTTCCGGGCGCTCGCGCAGAGCTTTGGCGTCCGAGAGCCAGCTCTGGCCAACCTGTACCTGCAGGTCTCGCGCACCAACCCTCCCAGGCCGCAGATCGCAGGTGTTCTCAGCGGTGGGCCGAGAGGAGCTGAGCTTGCCAACATGAAGGTCCCAACACTGTTCATCGTGGGAGAAGAGGACGATCTCACGCCCCCGCACGTCCTCGAAGCAGCATCAAGGCACATACCCGGGTCGGAGCTCATTAGAGTGCCTGGCTGTGGACACTCCGTGTACTTCGAGACCCCCGACGTCTTCAACTTAGAGGTCGGCAGATTCATCGCCCAGGCCAGCGCCCCCGGCGCCTAACGCCAGCAGGAGCCAGCCGGCTTATCCACTCGCTTCAGTCCTGCTGACAGGGTTAGGCAGAAGCTCGCGGGAATCGTGAAAGTCATCCAACATACCCCCTCTCCCTGAGGGAGAGGGCTGGGGTGAGGGGGAAAGCCTCGAACACCTTCCCCTCTGTGCTCCCTCAGAAACTGTCCCGTACTCGATAAGGGGGGGAGAGTGAAATGTGACTACCTACTCCCCCCACACCTGCGAGAACAGCCTCAGGAAATTCCCACCAAGAATCTTGGTGATGTCCTCGGTGCGGTATCCACGACGCTGCAGCTCGCTCGCCACGTTGGAAAGACTGTCCGGCGTCTCCATGCCGGTCGGGTGCAGCAGGTTCTCAGGATAGGCGTCCGACACGTCCATCAGCTTCGTGCCCTGCTGCGAGAAGATCCAGTCGAAGAACGCCTTGGGCTGGTTCTGCGTGTAGTCGGTACCGATGCCCACGTGGTCGATCCCGACCCGCTCGACGAGATCATCTATGGCGTCCACATAGTCATTCAGCGTCGACTCGAACCCGTTGCGCAGAAACGGCGGGAACGCGTTGGCTCCGATAACACCACCTCGCTCTGCGATTAGCCTGAGAGCGTCATCCGTCTTGTTCCGGGGATGTTCGAAGTATCCCCGCGCGTTCGCGTGAGTGCACGCCACGGGCTGTTCCGACAGCTCAGCCGCCTCGAGTGTCGTCTGATCGCCCACGTGTGACAGGTCGATCAGGACGCCGAGCCGGTTCATCTCTCTGACGAGGTCCTGGCCGAACCTGCTCAGACCCTCGTCCGTGCGCTCGTAGCAGCCGTTGCCGACAAGGTTGCGCTCGTTGTACGTGATCTGGATGATCCTCACGCCCAGCTCATGGAACAGCGCGAGTCGGTTAAGGTCATTCTCTATTGGCGACGAGTTCTGCCACCCGAGCACCACGCCAACCTTGCCCTGCTCCTTCGCCTGCAGGATGTCGTTCGCAGTGCGCGCCTGTATCAGGGTGTCCTGGTAGGTCTCGAACCTGTGCACCCACCCGGCCATGTTGTCCATGGCCTCGCGGAAGTTCTCCCAGATCGCCATTGTCGCGTTGATGCCCGTCACCCGTCCCGTGTCCAGGCTACTGAACACCTCCGGGCTATCCCAGTTGCTAACGTTCAGTCCATCGAATACGACAGACTGCTCATAGACATCTGGTGTCTCTCTATCTGAAGACATAAGCCTCAATCCTGCGTGTGGTGAATTCAGGGTCGCTCGGCGAGATTATAGACGAAGGACCCACTGTAGGGGCGGTTCGCGAACCGCCCAGTTCACTAGAGTCCCCTCTCCCTGAGGACTTGCAGGGGTAGGTATCCGCAGATCGTCATTCCGGCGGAGGCCGGAATCCAGGTGATGGGTATGTCCTTCGACAAGCTCAGAGCCCGTTCCGGACTTGATCCGGGAACGAACGAAGTGTCAGTTTCCCTACCCCTGTTAGCTCCCTGAGTGAGAGGGTTAAGGTTAGGGTTAGGGTGAAGATACTGCCTACGAAACTGACACAGTCTCATCTCAACTATGCCGTTACCCATCCCCATGCCTGATACCCTAAAATATGGTGCTTAATCTGGAGAACCTCGGGAAAGCGCGACTTGACCTCTAAAGTCCAGGCACAGTCCAGCTCCATGGCATTGTGGACCATCCGTGCCGTGGCTCTTGTCGCATTCATGGACCTCTTCATGCAGCTTCCCGTGGTCGCCACCTACGCGCGGTCGCTCGGAGCAGCCGCGGCGATGATCGGCGTGACTGTAGGCATGTACTCCGCGACGAACCTCCTGGGCAACCTGGGAGCCGGCGTGATGCTGGACAGGATGGACCGCAAGCGGCTCGTCGTCATCGGAATGATTTTGACCGCCGCCTCGCTCTACGCCTACTCCTTCGTGGACACCCCGGTACAGCTTCTCGTGCTTAGAGCGTTCCACGGCCTGTTCGCCGGCGTCCTCGCCCCCGGAGCCTTCGCCATGCTCGGAGATCGCTCCAGGAGCCAGCGGGTCCGCTCGATGGGCATGAGCGGGTCGCTGATTGCAGTCTCGGCTGTCATAGGCCCTCTGCTTGCTGGATGGATCAGTGTGGAATTGGGTTACGAAGCCGTTTTCGTGACCAGCGCGACGCTCATGCTGGTTGCAGCCCTGGCATTCCTGGTTCTGGTTCCGGGCACGGACCACTCTTCAAGTGAGCCGTCACACGACCGGCAGCAGGTGTCGTCACTTGCCCGCAACGGTGTCCTTCTCAGGGTCTTCTGGGCAGTGCTGGTGATGACGTTCGGGATCGGAGTTCTCATCAACTACCTGCCAATCGTCGTCGAGGAGATGGGTGGGTCGGCAAGGACCTCCGGTATCGCGTTTGCGACCTTCTCCCTCGTGGCGACAGCCCTGATGGCAAGCCCTCTCCACCGGGTCATGGACGCCAGGTCTCGCGCAATCACGATAGTCTGCGGTCTCGGTTTCCTCGGTGTGAGCAGCCTGATGCTGGCTGCGCTGGGCGCGGCTGCCGCAGCGTTGTTCCCGGCCATGGTCATCTTCGGACTGGGATTCGGAATGCTGTTCCCGTCCCTCAGTGCCTCGGTCGCCGATCAGGCTGGCAGTTCCCAGCGAGGCACCGCGTTCGGCATCTTCTACGCCATCTACTCGCTCGGGGTGTTCGTCGGCGCCGTCGTGTCCGGCGGCGTGTCCGGAGCTTTCGCCGACCTCGGAGCCCCATTCTACCTCGCCGCAGCCGTCCCCCTCATTGCCATACCAGTCGCCTTCGGCATCCGTGCCCGACAGTAATCGGCGAAGGTACGAAAGATCCCTCTTCCCAGATATGGGTAGGTAAACGTGCGCCAGCCAACATACCCCTCTCCATTGGTGGGCTGAGAGGGGTAGGTAAACTGGCAATTCGTTCGTTCCCGGATCAAGTCCGGAACGGGCTCTGAGCTTGTCGAAGGACATCCCCATCCCCTGGATTGCCGAGCGGCGAGCCACTTCGTGGGTTCCGGCCTTCGCCGGAATGACGGTTTGCGAATACCTACCCCTGTCAGCCCTTAATGGGAGAGGGTTGGGGTGAGGGTGATGGAACGCCAATGTCCAATTTCGCTTCTTGGTGATTGAACCCCTTATTGGAACAGCCAAAGAACCTTGCCCCCTCACACCCCCGCAGCTACCATTCTCCCAGCCATTCCGCAGGAACACATAACATGACCACCACACACAGACCACGCCGCAGCTTCTGGACCTGGGGTCTCCAGTCCGAGGAGCCAACAGACGCCGAGCGCGCCCAGCACGCCGCCCAGCTATCAGAGCGATTCGGCACCGAGATCGTCGCCCCACCCATACCTGGCGCCGACGATCTGGACCTCAGGCCTCCCTGCATCAGCATCCCCGACGCTGTCGCCGACTTCTGCCGCACCGACAACTACGAGCGCGCCCTCCACTCGTACAGCGCCGACGACAAAGAGCCGGCCGCGATCCTGGGCCGCTTCCCAAACCCAACTGACGTCGTCGCCCATCCGCGCAACGAGACCGAGCTGGAGCGCGTGCTGGAATGGTGCGACTCGGAGGGACACATCGTGGTCCCGTTCGGCGGCGGCTCATCGGTGGTCGGAGGCGTGACGCCCCCCGAGGCAGACGGTGTCGTTACGATAGACATGGACGAGTTCGACCGCGTCCTGGAGATCGACGAATCATCCCGTGCTGCCCGCATCCAGGCCGGCGTATTCGGCCCCCACCTCGAAGACCAGCTCAGGCCCCACGGCTACACCCTCCGACACTACCCGCAGAGCTTCACCGGCTCAACTCTCGGCGGCTGGATCGCCACACGCTCCGGCGGCCACTACGCGACCAACCACACCCACATCGACGAGTTCGTCGAGTCGGTGAGGATGCTGACCCCAGCGGGTTGGTGGGAGAGCAGGCGACTGCCCGGAGGAGGCGCAGGCCCTGACCCCAATCGTCTCGCTATCGGCAGCGAGGGCATCCTTGGAATAATCACCGAGGCGTGGATGCGCATCCAGGTTCGGCCCAGGTACAGGGCGACAGCCGGAGTCGTCTTCGACACTTGGGAGCAGACCTATGACGCCGCTCGTCAGATCGTCCAGACCAAGCTGTGGCCAGCAAATCTGCGTGTTCTCGATCCTGAGCTTGCGAAAGACGCCGCCGGTATGGACGGTGTCCGCGCGCTGCTGATCGTCGGCTTTGAGTCCGCGGAGCTCCCACAGGACTGGAACATTCGCACAGCCGTCGAGATTGCACGAGCAGCGGGCGGTACTATTTCAGACGACGAAATCCTGATCGACGACGGCTCAGGCAGGCCAACAGGCAGAAGCGGAGCGGTCGGAGCATGGCGCAACGCCTTCATCAACGTCGGAGGCGGTCTGACCTCCGGACTCGGACTCGTGACCGGCACCGTCGAGACCGCCGTGACTTGGGACAACTGGCCCAAGCTCGATTCCCACATACGCGACATGATGGGCAGGGCACTGAACGAAGCGTGCGGCGGCGGAACACTCAACTGCCGCTTCACCCACGTCTATCCCGACGGCTCCGCGCCCTACTATACCTACGCCGGCGCCTACAGGAGCGGCGACTACGAGGGTCAGCAGGCGGCAATCAAGAAGGCCGCCTCAGACGCCATCATCGAAGCCGGAGGCACCATCACCCATCACCACGCAGTCGGCAGGGTCCACCGTCCATGGTACGACCAGGAGCGACCAGACGTTTTCGCCACAGCCCTCAGAGCAGCCAAGAAGTCCCTCGACCCCAAAGGAATCCTAAACCCCGGCGTCCTCATAGACGCGTGAAATGGGCAAGAGAAAGAAACCAGGAAACAGGGGCTAATTGGAAACTAGTGTTGTGAGTGCTACCACAGACACGGAACTAGTGATTGATCGAACCTCATCTTGCGGTCGCTGGATATGACGTTGATCTCGCCGTATCTGGCTTGTAGTTCCAATGCTGTCGCCAGAATAATCATGTCGTGAGAATCTCCCCACTCGTTGGGGAGTCTGTCAACG
Encoded proteins:
- a CDS encoding FAD-binding oxidoreductase translates to MTTTHRPRRSFWTWGLQSEEPTDAERAQHAAQLSERFGTEIVAPPIPGADDLDLRPPCISIPDAVADFCRTDNYERALHSYSADDKEPAAILGRFPNPTDVVAHPRNETELERVLEWCDSEGHIVVPFGGGSSVVGGVTPPEADGVVTIDMDEFDRVLEIDESSRAARIQAGVFGPHLEDQLRPHGYTLRHYPQSFTGSTLGGWIATRSGGHYATNHTHIDEFVESVRMLTPAGWWESRRLPGGGAGPDPNRLAIGSEGILGIITEAWMRIQVRPRYRATAGVVFDTWEQTYDAARQIVQTKLWPANLRVLDPELAKDAAGMDGVRALLIVGFESAELPQDWNIRTAVEIARAAGGTISDDEILIDDGSGRPTGRSGAVGAWRNAFINVGGGLTSGLGLVTGTVETAVTWDNWPKLDSHIRDMMGRALNEACGGGTLNCRFTHVYPDGSAPYYTYAGAYRSGDYEGQQAAIKKAASDAIIEAGGTITHHHAVGRVHRPWYDQERPDVFATALRAAKKSLDPKGILNPGVLIDA
- a CDS encoding PIN domain-containing protein: MSAEHFLDSNILIYMFDETNPNKRHRAEILVRDSLANMTGCISYQVVQETLNILIRRLNVSTQSAMQLLDDILIPIWRINPTASFYRRGLEVQSRYGFSYYDSLIVAAALEAGCTRLYTEDLQHGQQIEQLTIVDPFRE
- a CDS encoding dipeptidase, encoding MSSDRETPDVYEQSVVFDGLNVSNWDSPEVFSSLDTGRVTGINATMAIWENFREAMDNMAGWVHRFETYQDTLIQARTANDILQAKEQGKVGVVLGWQNSSPIENDLNRLALFHELGVRIIQITYNERNLVGNGCYERTDEGLSRFGQDLVREMNRLGVLIDLSHVGDQTTLEAAELSEQPVACTHANARGYFEHPRNKTDDALRLIAERGGVIGANAFPPFLRNGFESTLNDYVDAIDDLVERVGIDHVGIGTDYTQNQPKAFFDWIFSQQGTKLMDVSDAYPENLLHPTGMETPDSLSNVASELQRRGYRTEDITKILGGNFLRLFSQVWGE
- a CDS encoding MFS transporter encodes the protein MTSKVQAQSSSMALWTIRAVALVAFMDLFMQLPVVATYARSLGAAAAMIGVTVGMYSATNLLGNLGAGVMLDRMDRKRLVVIGMILTAASLYAYSFVDTPVQLLVLRAFHGLFAGVLAPGAFAMLGDRSRSQRVRSMGMSGSLIAVSAVIGPLLAGWISVELGYEAVFVTSATLMLVAALAFLVLVPGTDHSSSEPSHDRQQVSSLARNGVLLRVFWAVLVMTFGIGVLINYLPIVVEEMGGSARTSGIAFATFSLVATALMASPLHRVMDARSRAITIVCGLGFLGVSSLMLAALGAAAAALFPAMVIFGLGFGMLFPSLSASVADQAGSSQRGTAFGIFYAIYSLGVFVGAVVSGGVSGAFADLGAPFYLAAAVPLIAIPVAFGIRARQ
- a CDS encoding alpha/beta hydrolase, producing the protein MPRAPINGIELDYQDYGEGEAIVFCHGAGGNLLSWWQQIPYFSANYRCITFSHRGFGHSYDVPDGPGMKSFVDDLAALLDHLEIESTHLVAQSMGGRTALGFAVEHTTRTRSLVLADTTGGMGEPDVEQALNDWRESQASTREIGFRALAQSFGVREPALANLYLQVSRTNPPRPQIAGVLSGGPRGAELANMKVPTLFIVGEEDDLTPPHVLEAASRHIPGSELIRVPGCGHSVYFETPDVFNLEVGRFIAQASAPGA